From the Deinococcus sonorensis KR-87 genome, the window ATGCACGTCCCGGTTCAGCAGGCCCGCCTGCTCCAGCTGCCCCAGAATCGCCATGATGCCCCCGGCGCGGTGCACGTCCTCCATATGCACGTCGTTTTTGGCGGGCGCCACCTTGCACAGCACCGGCACCCGGCGCGACAGGCGGTCGATGTCGGCCATGCTGAAGTCCACGCCCGCCTCATGCGCGGCGGCCAGCAGGTGCAGCACCGTGTTGGTGCTGCCGCCCATGGCGATGTCCAGCGTCATGGCGTTCTCGAAGGCGGCGAAGGTGGCGATGCTGCGCGGCAGGACGCGCTCGTCGTCTGCTTCGTAGTAGCGCTTGGCCAGGTCCACGATCAGGTGGCCCGCCTGCCGGAACAGCCGCTGCCGGTCAGCGTGCGTGGCCAGTACCGAGCCGTTCCCCGGCAGCGACAGGCCCAGCGCCTCGGTCAGGCAGTTCATGGAGTTGGCGGTGAACATCCCCGAGCAGGACCCGCAGGTGGGGCAGGCGCTCCTCTCCACCGCCTGCAGCTCGTCGTCGCTCACGGCGTCGTCGGCGGCCATCACCATGGCGTCCACCAGATCGAGGGAATGCTGGGTGTCTTTCAGCAGGATTTTGCCCGCCTCCATCGGCCCGCCCGACACGAACACTACCGGAATGTTCAGCCGCAGCGCCGCCATCAGCATGCCCGGCGTGATCTTGTCGCAGTTGGAGATGCACACCATCGCGTCCGCGCAGTGCGCGTTCACCATGTACTCGACGCTGTCCGCGATCAGTTCACGGCTGGGCAGCGAGTACAGCATGCCGTCGTGCCCCATGGCAATGCCGTCGTCCACGGCGATGGTGTTGAATTCCTTCGCCACGCCGCCCGCCGCCTCGATCTCGCGCGCCACCAGCTGGCCCAGGTCCTTGAGGTGCACGTGCCCCGGCACGAACTGGGTAAAGGAGTTCACCACCGCGATGATCGGCTTCTGGAAATCGCTGTCCTGCATGCCGGTGGCCCGCCACAGGGCGCGGGCCCCCGCCATGTTGCGGCCTTCGGTGGTCGTTCTTGAGCGGTAAGTCGGCATAATGCATCCGATTCTGCGTCAAGGCAGCGGCCCGGGTGCAGGGGCGGGGTAGACGACGCCGGGCTCTGCCCAGCTCTGCCTTCAGCCTTCCAGGAACAGCGGCAGGTCGCTCTGGGGGGCCGCGCCCAGCTGCACGGCCCGCCGGTACAGCTCCTGCACCGCCCGCTCGCCCTCCTCGCCCACGTCGCGGGAATACGGATTCACATACAGATCGATGTGCGCCTGCATCACCTCGTCGCTCATCTCCAGCGCGTGCTGACGGATGTAGGCCTTCGGTTCCTGCGGGTGGGCCCAGGCGTAGTCCAGGCTGGCCCGCACCGCATCCTGCAGGGCCAGCTGGGTTTCATGCGGCAGGTCTCGGCGCACCAGAATGGCGCCCAGCGGCAGCGGCAGGCCGGTGTCCTGCTCCCACCACGCGCCCAGGTCCAGCAGCTTCACCAGCCCGTGCTGCGGGTAGGTGAAGCGCGACTCGTGGATGATCAGCCCCGCGTCGGCCTCGCCGCGCTCCACCGCCGGCATCACCTCGTCGTAGCGCATCCGGCGCAGCTGCGCCTCCGGGTACACCATCCGCAGCAGCAGCTCGGCCGTGGTGAGGTGGCCGGGCGAGGCCACCACCCGGCCGTTCAGGTCGTCCAGCGGCGCGCGCGCCACCACCAGCGGCCCCACGCCGCGACCCAGCGCGCCGCCGCTGCGCAGCGCCACGTAGCGGTCCATCACCGACAGGTACGCGCGGTAGCTGATCTTGGTGATCGGCAGCTGGCCCTGCGCCGCCCACTCGTTCAGCGTCTGCACGTCCTCCAGCACCTCGCGGACCGGCAGCGGGGTCGGCACCCGGCCGTGCGCCAGGGCGTAGAAGATGAAGGTGTCGTTCGGGCAGAAGGAGTAGCCCAGCTGCAGGCTGGCGGGCAGGGCAGGGGACGCAGTCATGGCCCGAGCCTAGCGCCCTCCCGGCCGCCCGGGGGGCGGGGCGCTACAATCCGGCCGCCAGCTGCCCCGGCGTGACCGGGCGGGTCAGCAGCTGCCGGAACACCGCCTGCGGGTCGCCCGCCTGCATCGCCTCCCGGACCAGCCGGCCGCCCACCGAGTAGGTGTAGACGTAGGCGCGGCCCGCCGGGCTGCTGATGAAGCGCAGCGTCTGCCGGGCACGTTCCTCGGTGCTGGCGCTGTAGGTCATCAGGTACTCCAGCACCTCCGCTTCGGGGCGGCCCTCCTGATGCAGCAGCCACGCCGCGTTGCCGCCCACCCCGCTCAGCTGCTCGCTGGCGCGCGCGCTGTGCAGCCAGGCGGCCACGTCGCTGGGGTCCAGGCCGGCTTCACGGCTCAGCTCGCCGGTCAGCCAGCCTTCCACTTCCTGCTCCGGCATCACGGCGTGCAGCGCGTTCACCGCGATGCCCTCGCTCACGACACATTCCGGCGCGCTGATCAGCTGCAGGGTGTGCTCGGCCCAGCCGCGCTCCCGGGCCAGATGCAGCTCCTTGAGGGCGTGTTCGGTGTGGTGGCCGGGGTAGCCCTCGTGGGCCAGCAGGTCCGGCAGGCTCGGCAGCAGCACCGGCAGGTCGGTGTTGATGTCGATGCGGCTGCGGAAGTTACCGAGCGGCCAGTTGTAGCCGCTCCACGGCTGGTTGCTGACCAGGCCGATGCTGAAGTCCTCGTCGTCCGGCAGCGGCAGCAGCTGGCGGGTGCGGCGGCGCAGCGTCTCCAGAATCGGGGCGCTCATCCGCAGGATGTCTCCGTGCGGCAGCGCCACCCGCTGGCGTAGCTGCTCGCTGCGACCGGTCAGTGCGCCGCTGCCGGGCAGAGCGGCGTCCAGCTGGGCCAGCGCCGCTTCAAAGGTGGCTTCCGGCACCCGCAGCGGCTCAATGTCAAACAGGCGGCGCACCTCCTCGCTGTAGGGCAGCCGCTCCCCGGCCAGCAGCTGAAGGGTGGTGTGCATGGCGCGCGCCTGCGCCTCCAGAAACGGACGGCGCTGCGGGTCCGGCTCGGCGGCGATCAGGGCGTCCAGCTGCTGCGCTTCCTGCTGGAGCGTTTCGAGGCGGCGCAGGCTGTGGTCGGCCCACTCGGCCGGGCCGCCGTAGCCGTCGATGAAATAGCCGCCCTGCTGCTTGACGTGGGCGTCGAGGCCATGCGCGAGGCGGACGTAGGTGGCGGCGAGCGGATCTGTGGACGGCGCAGTCATGCGGGCAGCATACGGCAGCGCTCCGGGAGAAGGCTCTACGGACACCTCAGGGGCGCCTGGGCAGGGTAAAGCCGAACACCGCGCCCTCGCCCGGCGTGCTGCGGGCGAACACCTGGCCGCCGTGCCGCGCCACGATCCGCCGGACGTTGGCCAACCCCACGCCGGTGCCCTCGAAGTCCTCGGCGCTGTGCAGCCGCTGGAACACCCCGAACAGCCGGTCCTGATACCGCGGATCGAACCCCACCCCGTTGTCCTGCACCGACACCGACCACGCGTCCGGCTGATCCTCCGCCCAGACGGTCACCTGCGTCTCTTCCCGCGTGCGGCTGTACTTCAGGGCGTTCGAGAGCAGGTTGGTCAGCACCTGCCGCAGCGTGTCGCGGTCCGCCATCACCACCGGCAGCGGACGGATCACCCAGCGAACCGGCCGGTCCAGGGCCTCCGCTTCCAGGGCCGACCGGACCTCGTCCAGCAGGGCACCTAGGTCCACCGGCCCGAGCCGCAGGGGCAGGCTGGCCGTGCGCGCGAGGTCCAGCATCGCGTCAATCAGCGTGTCCATCCGCAGGGCCGCTTCCCTCACCACCTGCAGGTAGCGGGCCGGTTGCGGGGCCAGATCGTCGCCCAGCGCCTGACCCAGCAGCCGGTTGAACGCCAGCACGTGGCGGACCGGGGCGCGCAGGTCGTGGCTGAGGCTGTAGGCAAACGCCTCCAGCTCCTCATTGGCCGCCTGCAGCTTGCGCCGTTCCTCCGCCAGCTGGGCCACGCTGTGCGCCCGCTCCAGGGCGAGCCCCAGGCTCTGCACCACCGTCTCCAGGGTGGCCTTGTCCACCGACGTCCAGGGGCGCCGCTCGAACAGCACCACCACGAACAGGCCGACCGGCGCGTCATGCACCAGGACCGGCACCGTGGCGGTGGACCCGATGGCCTCGCGCTGCGCCTCGTCCAGCGCTTCTCCGCCCCGCTCGAAGGCCCCCTGGTACACCGGCTGCCGGGTGGTCCAGGGCTGGACCAGCTCCCGGGTGTCCTCGACCGGGATGCCCCGGTTCACCAGCGCCTGCAGGGCCGGATTGTTGATCGCGCCGTGCTGCGAGCGGGCCTGCCAGAAATTGTTCTCCGGTTCGTAGTAGACCGCGTAGCCGTCCGGCAGCAGCGACATCACCACCTCCTGCGCCCGCCGGACCAGCGGAATGCGGTCGGTCTGGAGCGTGAGGTCCCGCGTCAGGTCGACGAAGGCGTTCATCGCGCGGGTGCGCGCTTCCAGTTCGGCCTTCTGCCGCTGCAGGGTGGTGGCGGTCGCCGTGCGCTCGAAGGCCAGACTGAAACTGCGCCCGATGGCGCGCACCAGCGCCTTATCACGCTCTCCCCAGACCCGCAGCGTCTGTACCCCGAACACTAGGCCGGCCTGCACCTCCCCGTGCACGGTCAGCGGATAGAACGCCACCTTGCCGAAGGTGGCGTTGCCGAGCAGGGTGCCCGAGTTCTGGTCCCAGTGGTCCACGAACACCACCTCGCCGCTGCGGATCGCGTGCTGGGCCGCCGGATGCGAGGGGATCTGCCCGGTGGTCGCGTTCCCGATCAGCTCCGGGTTGACGGTCCCGGTGTAGGCCTGCAGGGTCCACACGTCGCCCCGCGGCTCGTAGTACCCCACCACCGCGTGAGGAAAGCGGGTCGGCAGAATCGAGAACGCCAGCTGCACCAGGGTCGGCAGGTCCGTCGCGGCGCTGACCGCCTCGGTGAATGCGGCGAAGGTGCTCAGCGCGTTGCGTTCCTCATCGCGCTCCCGGGCCACCTCCGCCCGCCCCAGCGCCAGGTTCAGGCTGCGCCCCACCGCCTCCACCAGCGCCCGGGCCCGCCCGGTCCAGCCGCGCTCCGGAACGGCGAGCGCCAGGACACCCCGCACCTCACCGTTCAGCTGCACCGGAAATCCGACCACCGTCCCGTACTGCTCGGTGTGGTCCAGGTGACCGTCAGGGCCGGGCGCCTCGCGGACCACCACCTCCCGAACCCGCAACAGCTCGTTCACCAGCGGGGTGGCGGGCACACCCTGGGTGACCAGCTGCAGCAGCTCCGGGCTCAGGTTCGGGCTCCAGGCACGCGCTTTCCAGCGCTCGCCCTCCGGCTCGGAATAAAGGGTGCTGCTCCCCGGAAACCGGGCATCCAGCACCGCAATGGCCTGCCGGGCCAGCTCACGCACATCGGTGATGGCGCCGACGGCCTCGGTGTATTCGACGAAGGCGTCCAGGGCGTAGGCATGGTCGTCGACCTGAGCGTCAGGACGTCCCGGGAGCGACTGGGGCTCGGCCATGGCTGCACGATACCTGCTCATCCACCGCTTTGGGTGGGCCGTGCCACGGAATTCGCCCGCTGAAGTGGCAGTGCTTACGTTTGGTGAAGCCAGCGGCGGGGGGGAACCCGGGAGCCGGGCCGGACGGGCTGTGGAGGACGAGGACCGGCCCTGCTCGTTTCCATGAAGGCTCGTTGGAGCTGGCCCTGAAGCCGTCCTTTCTGCGCGTCAGGATGTGGGGGGGGCGTCCCGGACCAGCGCCACATGGAACAGGTATTTTTCGTCATGCGGGTCGTCGGACGACTCGGCAAAAAAGGTCGTGATGGTCTGTTCGAGCTGTTCCTTGAGCGCCTGGGCCTGGGCCCGGCTCAGCCGCATCACCCCCCACTCGTTGAGCGGGAGGGTGGGCATGGCCGCCGGCGACGCGTCCATCGCCCACGCCGGTACCAGATCCCGGTGCAGCAGGTCGCCGTTGTTCAGATACACGTGGAAGGTCCAGTCGTCGGCGACCCGGCGGTATTCGCGCGCAAATCCGCGCAGCATGCGCTCCCAGGCGGAATGGTCACGGCGGTCGAGCATGTCTTCAAACGGCATGACGGAGGTGGGGTCCATCCGGAACCGGGTGGCGACCGCCCGGTACCGGGCCGGACGGTCCTCGCCCACCCGCTCGAGCAGCCCCCAGGCCAATGCGCGCTTGACCCAGTAGTTCAGGGCGCTGGGGCTCACGTCGGTCATCCGGGCCACCTCGGCCACCGTGATGGGGCCGCTCATGAACGGCGCGAACAACCGCAGTTTCGCCAGATCCAGAAACAGATCCATGGCCTCGGAAGACGTGACGGTAACATGGGTCACTCAAAAAGTCTACCCGTTATTTTTTGGGAGCCCCACCCTATTCTGGGCCTATATATACGTTTTGCCTGGAGGTGACCATGAATTCAACGCTCCGACGCTCTGTCCTGTGCCTGCTGCTGGCCCTGGGCAACGTGTGTGGCCAGCTGCATGCGGCTGCCACACCCACCGCCCTGGGCCCCACCTGCAGACCTCCTTCCTGCAGTCCCTTTTCGCAGCAGGCCTGACGCCCACCCCACCGTCACCGTCGCCGTCCGCCCTGTGGCGGCGACGGTTCACTGTGCCGTTCCAGCCCATTTCAGGAGACCCTATGCGCCATTCACTGCTGCCTGCCGCCCTGCTCCCCGTCCTGCTCGCCGCCTGTGGCGGCGGCGGAAGCCCCACGACCCCCCCGCCCGGGACCGGGCAGGGCTCGGCCCTGACCACCCGACTCGGTGCCTGCGCGGTGGTCAACCAGAGCGCCGACCCGGCCGCCAGCAGCTGCCTGACCGGAGCCTACACCGGCAAAACGCTGTCTGGCGCCGAGTGCAGTCTGACGGTCCGGGCCGACGGCGGCTACGACTACGTCAGCCCCACCCTGACCTATACCTTCACCGCGACGGCCCAGGCCACCCGCGTGTTTGGGCACAACAGCATCGAGGGGAGTCATCAGGTGATCTGGCTGATCAACGATCCCATGACCGCCAATGAACCCAAGGAGCTGAACTTCGAGGCCCGCTGGGGTGCCAACATCGCCGCGCCGAAGCTGGAGATTGAGGCCATGAAGCATCTCAATGGGGGAGGCTCGGTGTCCTCGACCTGCAACGTGCCCCTCTGATCCTGAACCCTGCTGCCGCGGCGGCACAACGAGAGGCTGGGATGCTCTGCATCCCAGCCTCCCTCTGAAGTTCAGAAGCGCCCGGTGGCGAATTCTGTCATGAGCTGCGGCGCGGCGCTGTCGAAGCCCACCAGGTCCAGCATTCCGGCGTCCGCCGGGTCGGCGATACTGAACCGTGTGGCGGTCATCCCGACCACGATCAGCCGCGCGGGAATTCCCATCCGCTCGCGGTACTGCTGCAGCGCCACCGCCGGGTGCACCGCTCCCGCCCAGGTCTCGTTGTCGGTGTACACCACGAACACGTCCGCCTCGATCCGGTTGCGGGCGGCCCACAGCATCGGCAGCGCGCAGTCGGTGCCGCCCATCGGGATCTTCTGCATCGACGCCACCGCGTCGTCCAGCCGCGTGCGGGCAGAAAACTTCAGCGGGGTCAGGCCCGGCTCTCCGCCGCCCCACTTGCCCCCCGTCCGGCCCTGAACCGCCGAGAAGGCCAGCGCCGTGGACCGGGCCTCGGTCCGGGTGGTCACCATCGCCATCGCGGCGGTGCCCAGCCGGGGGGTCAGGCCCGGCACGCCCGCGATCATGCCGCTGTCCATCGAGCCGGACACGTCGAGCCCCAGCACGAACCGCTGGTTCGCCGGCTCCACCGCCGCGAAGGCCAGCATGAACGCCTGGTCCAATGCGTTCACGATCTGCGGCACCACGGTCCACGTGCCACTGCCTTTCACCCCGCGGCCCGCGCGGTAGACCAGCAGGGCCTTCAGCACGTCGATCGGGTGGACATGGCCCCGGCGCAGCGCCTGGGGGTCCGTGAGGCGCTCCACCACCTGCTGAATCACGTTCCAGTTCCCGGGAACCAGCAGGCCCACACGGGCGAGGTTGCCGAGGTTGCGCAGCGTCCAGGTCAGGCCGTTCGTCTCCAGCGCCGCCCGGTACACACCCGCGCCACGCACGTGCGTCGGGACCGCCTCGATCGGCAGGCGGTACTCGCGCATCAGCTGGGCGGCGTCCGCGTCACTGCCCGCCCCCTGGGCCAGCAGGTGTCCCCGAATGACGCGCAGCGCCTCGTCCGTCACTTCGCCGTCGTCCAGCACGCCCCTCACCATGAAGCGCAGCACCGCGTTGCGGGCCGGGTCCTCGGCCTTCGGGTGCGCGAGCCGCAGGACGTCCGCGTGCGACCAGCCGTCGCGGGCCTTATACTTCACCGCCCACAGGGCCAGCCGGTCGAGGGCGGTGTTCAGGTACAGGTCCGAGATGCCCTGGCGGGTCAGGCGGCCCCAGCCCCCGAACTCCTGCAGGAAGGCCAGAAAGTGAAACAGGTGGGTGCCGGTCCGGGCCACCTGCGGCAGCGCGTTCCAGGCAGCCTTGCGGGCCGGGAGGTCGCCGAGCTTGGCCACGGCGGCCAGCGCCAGCAGCGCCGGGTCGGCCTTGGGAGCGCGGTTGCGCTGCGCCACGTCGAGGATCAGCTGCACCGCCTTCATCCCGTGCTCGCGCACGAAGCGCGTCACGAAGTCCGTTTCCAGCCGCGTCTGCGCCCGCTCGTTCACGTAGTAGGTGCCGCCCTCCGTCCCCAGGATCAGGAACCGCAGGAAGCGCGCCTCGTCACTGACTTCGAACACGAAGCCGCCCGCGTTGTTGCGCACCTGGTCGAAGCGTCCGGGGAGCGGCTCGCGCTGGTTCACCCGCTGCGGAGCAATGGCCTTCAGATAGTTCTTCATGATGTGGCCCTCCTGTCCAGGGCAAAGCTGGGGGAAGAAGCGGGTGAGCCGCTTCCCCTCCATGTCTTGTGATGTGCCGCAGTGCGGCGCTGGTGGAGCGGGCCGGATTCGAACCGGCGACCTGGCGATTAACAGTCGATAACCCTCGAACGTCGGCCCGTCGGGCAAGGAGTGCCGAGGATGTCCTGCTCTACCACTGAGCTACCGCCCCACACATTGATGTGTCCGGAAAGGGCCGGACTCCCGTCATGCTGCGCGCCCCGGCCCGCCGGACGGGCGAAGCGCTGGAGCAGGTTGAAGGACTTGCACCCCCATTTCCCGTGTGGCACACGGACGTCCTGCTGTTGGACGAAACCTGCGAGGAAGGGTGGGGCTGGGCGTGGTCAGGCCGCAGCGGATGCGAGGGTGCCCCCACAGCGCTGCCGGTCCTGACCGTTCACCACACCCGATATTGGATGGCCCTCCAGGGCTCGAACCTGGAACCTTCTCGTTCAGAGCGAGGTGCTCTCCCACTTGAGCTAAGGACCAGAGAAAGGCTCCGGACAAGGGATGACCGACGGAGTTGATCCGTTCGAGGGAGAACCATCGGTCTTCGGCCCGGAGCCGAGGAGGGACAGGGGAGGACTTGCACCTCCGCGAGATGAACCGTTCACTGCTTCCGCTGCTTGTTCACCTGTCCGTGGGGTGACTGCTGGGAGTTGAACCCGAGATCTCCGCGCCCACAACGCGGCGTCCTGCCCTTGGACGACAATCACCACAACAACTCGGCCAGCGCGACGGCTGGCCGAGGAACGCGGGCAGAACCGTCAGGAAGGTTGTGTCTTGAGGGAGAAGCATGGAGCGTGGCCTTGACGACCGCCCTGATTCAAGCGGGCATGCCGGGTGCGGCTCGCCTCGCGGTCAGGATGTCGGGTTGCGTTCGTCATGGGAATCACCTCTCGAGGAGTCTAGTCGGCACGAAGTCGCACCACATGCGCCCATCGGCCTAGCGTGTCATACGCCGTGTGGACGGGGACCTGTGCCGGGCGGAGCAGCGCCTGGTCCCCACTCAGGTGCTAGCCTGAAGCCCTGACTGATCGAGGTCAGCTTCCTTATGCGAATCCCCCTGCCAATCATTGGTTTGAGTGTCGTTCTTGCCGCGTGCGCTCCGTCCATCACTGTCACGTCGAGCGATCAGGTGTCGAAGCCCCGGCTGCAGACGCAGGTGTACGAGGGGGCTGGAACGGGCGTGCTGTCCAGTGCCCGGTACCGTATGGCCCTGAACGTCGATGCCGCTGGCGGAAGTGCCAATGGCGTGTTCTACAACCTCACTTCAGGGAACAACTATGCCGTCCAGGGAGCGTACGTCCCCACAGCCGGTGGCGCGGATATGGCGCTGAAGCTGTACACGGATGTCGGCGGCTCCATTTCGGCGTCGGCCGTGGTGAGGGACTTCCGGCTTGGGGCGGAGGCGAAGCAGGCAGGTGAGCTGACGGGCATGCTGCGCGGCGTGGAGTTCAGCGGCAAGCTCCGGCTGCTGACGGGCAGCATCTCGGTTCAGCTTCACCGCACCGAATAACGAGGGAGAACATCGGCGGCCGGTGGCTCAGCACTACGGCCGAGATTTCCCGCGCAGCCATGTGTCGGCGAACGGGCGCCCTCCCCTCGCCCTGCGGAGTCCCGGCCGTGGCGGCTATGGCAGACTTCGAGGCATCGCCAATGGACGATCAGGTGGCCAGAAGGTTCAGGAAAGGGCATTCTCGGTGTGTGGGTCCCTCTCCACGCCAGTCTCGTTAAGGTTGAGCGCCGCCCGTGCCCTGCGCCAGGGCCTGAATCGCCTCGTCGAACAGGACCTGTCGGCGGGCCTGATACTCCCGCTGGGCCTGCTGCTGGGCAGCCGCCAGCCGGGCTGGGAGCGCAGTCCGGGCCTGCTGATAGCGCCGGTCGAGCTCCAGGTGCAGCGCAGCTTCCACGACGTAGGTCAGCCGGTAGCCCTGGGTGTCCTCCGCCAGCGCCGCCGGGGGCCAGGCATGCGGCGCCAGCTGCCGGATCAGGTGGTGGTAGAGGGTCAGCTCTTCGCGGCTTCTGATCAGGACCGTGTGCGGACACGGCAGCCCGGCCCGACGCCTCAGGTCGTCCAGTGAGGCGCCCGGCGTGAAGCTGCCGTCCAGCTGATGCAGGCCGATGCCCGCCTTGGCCAGCAGCTGGGCCAGCAGCGTCACAGCCTTGTCGCGCTCCCCCGGATACGGGCTCGACAGGGCCAGATGCAGCACCCGCTGGAGTCGGAGGGTCTGGTCGCCGGTCACGGAGTGGCGCCTTCCAGCCGCGCGATGGCATGGCGGCGCTGTTCGATGTCGCCCAGAACCTGCCGGGCCTGCTGGGCGGTCGCCGCCTCGACCTGACGCCAGATGTGCAGGTCGGCCGCGACGCGTGCGATGTCGGTGCTGAGCTGCTGCAGCAGCGTCCCTGCCTGATGGTCGAGGGTCTGCTGCAGCTGCGCCACGTCTGCCGGCGGCACCTGGGCCGGATTGAACTGGAAGAACTGTGTCTGGGCGCGTCGCCACTCCAGCAGGTCACGCGCCCGGCGCTGGCCGATGCCGGGAACGTAGCGCACCTGCGGGCCGATGTCATACGCGGTGCGCACGCCCGCCCGGTGCAGCGCCGTGATGGAGGAAGGGCCGATGCCGTTGACCAGTCCTGCCGTCAGCGGCTGCCGCTTCAGGTACTGGGCCAGAGCCGCCTCGCGGTGCTGCTCGACCAGCCGGTCCAGCGCCGGCTGCTCCTCGGCGGCCAGCGCCAGGATCCTGGCCCGCTGCGCCTCGAGCGGCGGCAGGGCGGCGCGGTACTTCGCCACGGCGCTGTCGGTCTGCAGCAGCCCCTGCAGGGTCTCGAGCCGGGCCTCCAGCGACGTGATGTCCGCCTGCAGCTGCCGCACCAGGGCGCGGTGCTCGTGGCGATGCGTGTTCAGGGCCTGCCGATGCTGGGCCCGCAGCGCGCGTTCGTGCGCGGCCTTCACCTGCCTCGGCCCGTTGGTGCTGAACAGCAGCCAGGCCAGCAGGGCCAGCCCCAGCGCCATCCAGAGCGGCGCGCTGTACCACAGCAGCGCGCTGGCCCCGCCGAGCAGCAGGACGGCGGTGAAGCGGCGGGTGCGGGCCGCCTGCAGGCGCTGCGGCGGTGGCGGCGAGAGCTGCAGGACCGGCGCGGCCGGCACGCTGAGCGGCAGCACCGGCAGCAGCAGCGGTGCGGTGACCGGGGCAGGCGCGGCCGGCATTCCCAGCGCCTGCAGGCCCTGCCAGACCCGGTTCAGTTCGCGCACGACATCCAGCCGCTTGGCGCCGGCCGACACCCGGCTCTTGGTGGTGGCCGCCTGGGTGGTGGCGCACCACGGGCAGCGTTGGCCGCGCACGTGGCGGTGGCTGATGTCCTGCGGGCAGCCGGTGAGGCTGCGGGCCAGCTTCGCCAGCGCCCGGTCCCACTCGCCGGCCGACGGGCGGCCCCGGACCTCCGGCGCGAAGGCCCGCTCGAACAGACGGGCCACCTCTGGCGTCAGGTCCGAGAGGGTCAGCGTCTGCGGCGGGGGTTGGACGCCGCGTGGCTGTCGGGCGTACGCGAACTGGTGGGCCCGGATTGCCTCGGCAGGGGTGGGGGTGGCGCCGCTGGCATGCACCCCGGAATACGGATGGCGGCCCTGGAACAGCAGCTGAAAAATCATCACCGCCAGGCCGAACAGGTCGTGGTTGGCGTCGCGCACGAAGGTCCCGAACCGCTGGCCCTGCAACTCCGGCGGGGTGGTATCGGCGGTGCCGACCGGGCAGGGAAACACCTGCTGCCCCCAGCGGATCTGGAACGAGTCGGTGTCGATCAGCCGCACGGTGCCCTGCGGCGAGACCATCAGGTTGCGGCTGCTCACGTCGCCGACCACGTGGCCGCTCAGGTGCATCACCGCGAAGGCGCGGGCCACATTGCGCGCCACGTGCACCAGGAAACTCCAGTCGGTGCCGGGAAAGTACTTGCGCCGCGAGGCGGGGCCGAACAGGTCGTGGATCTCGCGGTACTCGTCGGGGCTCACCAGCGGCATCAGCAGGCCCTGAATGCTGCCGCTGCGGTCGCGGAGCAGGGCGCTGGGCCAGGCGCTGATGCTCAGCACGTCCGGCCGGCACGCCTGCACCTGCGCTTCCAGCTTCTGCACGTCGCGGCGGCTGGGCGCGTTCAGGTACACCTTGGCCACCAGCTGCGGCTGCCCCCGCACCCGGTAGACGGTGCCCTGTCCGCCCACGCCGAGCGGCTGGTCCAGGGCCACCGGCCGGCCCTGGCCATCCAGCAGGGCCAGCTGGGTCATGCCGGGGCCGCTCCCGGTCCGGTCAACAGCAGGTCGGCGGTGTCGTCGTCTGGTTGGGTCGGCTCGGGCTCAGGGGCCATCGGCCGGGCCACCCGCCGGCTGGCCAGCACCAGGGTCTTGTCGTCGTTGGTGCGGGCATTCAGGGCCGGCGAGTTCAGGAACTGGTTCAGGGCCGGCTGCAGCGCCCGCTGCCCCGTCTCGCCAGCGTCGGGCGCCGCCTCCAGGGTG encodes:
- a CDS encoding helix-hairpin-helix domain-containing protein, which produces MTQLALLDGQGRPVALDQPLGVGGQGTVYRVRGQPQLVAKVYLNAPSRRDVQKLEAQVQACRPDVLSISAWPSALLRDRSGSIQGLLMPLVSPDEYREIHDLFGPASRRKYFPGTDWSFLVHVARNVARAFAVMHLSGHVVGDVSSRNLMVSPQGTVRLIDTDSFQIRWGQQVFPCPVGTADTTPPELQGQRFGTFVRDANHDLFGLAVMIFQLLFQGRHPYSGVHASGATPTPAEAIRAHQFAYARQPRGVQPPPQTLTLSDLTPEVARLFERAFAPEVRGRPSAGEWDRALAKLARSLTGCPQDISHRHVRGQRCPWCATTQAATTKSRVSAGAKRLDVVRELNRVWQGLQALGMPAAPAPVTAPLLLPVLPLSVPAAPVLQLSPPPPQRLQAARTRRFTAVLLLGGASALLWYSAPLWMALGLALLAWLLFSTNGPRQVKAAHERALRAQHRQALNTHRHEHRALVRQLQADITSLEARLETLQGLLQTDSAVAKYRAALPPLEAQRARILALAAEEQPALDRLVEQHREAALAQYLKRQPLTAGLVNGIGPSSITALHRAGVRTAYDIGPQVRYVPGIGQRRARDLLEWRRAQTQFFQFNPAQVPPADVAQLQQTLDHQAGTLLQQLSTDIARVAADLHIWRQVEAATAQQARQVLGDIEQRRHAIARLEGATP